In Drosophila innubila isolate TH190305 chromosome 2R unlocalized genomic scaffold, UK_Dinn_1.0 1_C_2R, whole genome shotgun sequence, the following are encoded in one genomic region:
- the LOC117785471 gene encoding uncharacterized protein LOC117785471 isoform X1, with product MAQQQHSWDGGESAAGGGYGHGHGHPHSHGHGGGHKTPTRAASNPLPYKGATPKSPRSYHPAPPSVYATPTQSAYGYGVYEPPRSPKITTTYANDSCDEVSSSTPSSYYQTPTSGSMDDSSSSLMSGHATRSPKSPCKFVFDAVSPANCPGMDQAALGKKFEYYEPISPDDGSLYYEPPSSPRRQGSKKLLRSKPPMDQLPQLTTTGVGGQGGSGKRRRDEWELPVITKIDARCLNAAAAASGASGGYNSGGPTGSYYDLKRDSCFTECTQVSMESGETTQHTTSTLVTTTTTSFSYTDTDAGHVTTDEPHSHRQRRHAINITSNPGYQVLHSSHSTLDRTCSDSVVSLRYRKSTSDLTKDSDHELSGCKPIKPKRDAVEYKPRRRGSSKGGLAYLASRRSSRESMKSACSNTSIFSNDDIGPLAFQSSNRGRQRRTSNFLELPVPDHVRPRVCSLPERPYNPRASDDLYRLRHFSISKGNVVNCGDSIISRRSRSNTSVNSTNSRASERSPFEGSCCGAGYANVDSLPASPDESENLEPPPPARYRVVMLGDAGVGKTALVNQFMTSEYMHTYDASLDDEFGEKTVSVLLDDEESDMVFIDHPSVEMSVENSLSTYEPHGCVIVFSVVDKGSFRIAEEIINYLWQENYTKDKAVILVGNKADLARARLITSQEGKTLAASRDAKFIETSSGIQHNVDELLVGILKQMRLKEKREKKATSSKMKTSRTHISLHLAKEILQKICLSDISKSKSCENLHVL from the exons atggcacaacaacagcacagcTGGGATGGAGGCGAGTCGGCTGCAGGTGGTGGctacggacacggacacggacacccGCATTCCCACGGGCATGGTGGTGGCCACAAGACACCAACACGTGCGGCAAGCAATCCTTTGCCCTACAAGGGTGCCACGCCCAAGTCGCCCAG AAGCTATCATCCGGCGCCGCCTTCGGtatatgccacgcccacacaatCAGCTTATGGCTATGGCGTCTATGAGCCGCCTCGAAGTCCCAAGATTACAACCACCTATGCGAATGACAGCTGTGATGAGGTGAGCAGCTCAACGCCCTCGTCCTACTATCAGACCCCAACCTCGGGCTCCATGGACGACTCCTCGTCATCCCTGATGAGCGGCCATGCGACGCGTAGTCCCAAATCGCCATGTAAGTTTGTCTTTGATGCCGTTAGTCCGGCCAACTGTCCGGGCATGGATCAGGCCGCGTTGGGCAAGAAGTTTGAGTATTATGAGCCCATCTCGCCCGATGATGGCTCCCTGTACTATGAGCCACCGAGTTCGCCACGTCGTCAGGGCTCCAAGAAGCTGCTGCGCTCCAAGCCGCCAATGGATCAGCTGCCGCAGCTGACCACAACGGGGGTGGGTGGTCAGGGGGGAAGCGGCAAGCGGCGTCGGGATGAGTGGGAGTTGCCGGTCATAACCAAAATCGATGCACGTTGTTTGAatgcagctgcagcggcaTCTGGAGCATCTGGTGGTTACAACAGTGGTGGCCCAACGGGAAGCTACTACGATCTAAAGCGCGACTCGTGCTTTACGGAGTGCACCCAAGTGTCCATGGAGTCCGGAGAGACGACACAGCATACGACGAGCACACTGGTGACCACCACAACCACCAGCTTCAGTTATACGGACACAGATGCCGGTCATGTGACCACAGATGAGCCACACTCGCATCGCCAGCGTCGTCATGCCATCAATATCACCTCGAATCCCGGCTACCAAGTGCTCCATAGCTCACATTCCACCTTGGATCGCACCTGCTCCGACAGTGTTGTCTCTCTGCGCTATCGCAAGTCCACCAGTGATCTCACCAAGGACTCGGATCACGAGCTCAGCGGCTGCAAGCCGATCAAGCCCAAACGAGATGCCGTCGAGTATAAGCCACGTCGACGTGGCAGCTCCAAAGGCGGCCTCGCCTATCTCGCCAGTCGACGCAGCTCAAGGGAGTCCATGAAGAGCGCCTGCTCCAATACTTCCATCTTCTCCAACGACGACATCGGGCCGTTGGCCTTCCAAAGCTCCAATCGCGGCCGACAGCGTCGCACTTCCAATTTTCTCGAGTTGCcag TTCCTGATCACGTTCGACCTCGCGTCTGCTCGCTGCCGGAACGTCCATATAATCCGAGGGCCAGCGATGATCTCTATCGACTGCGACACTTCTCCATCAGCAAGGGAAACGTGGTCAATTGTGGTGACTCGATAATCTCACGAAGATCACGAAGTAACACGAGTGTCAATTCAACCAACAGCCGGGCCAGTGAGAGGTCCCCCTTTGAGGGCAGTTGCTGTGGAGCCGGCTATGCGAACGTTGACTCTCTGCCGGCCTCGCCAGATGAATCGGAGAACCTGGAGCCTCCGCCTCCGGCTCGCTATCGGGTCGTGATGCTGGGAGATGCGGGTGTGGGCAAAACGGCACTGGTTAATCAGTTTATGACGTCTGAGTATATGCACACCTACGATGCAAGTCTAG ACGATGAGTTCGGCGAGAAGACGGTCAGCGTTCTACTGGACGATGAGGAGTCCGATATGGTATTTATCGATCATCCCAGCGTTGAGATGAGTGTGGAGAATTCTCTGTCCACCTATGAGCCGCACGGCTGTGTCATTGTCTTTTCCGTTGTGGATAAGGGCTCTTTTCGCATTGCCGAGGAGATTATCAATTATTTGTGGCAGGAGAACTACACAAAGGACAAGGCCGTCATTTTGGTTGGCAACAAAGCGGATTTGGCACGAGCAAGACTTATCACATCACAGG AAGGCAAAACGTTGGCCGCCTCACGCGATGCCAAATTTATTGAGACGTCCAGCGGCATACAACATAATGTGGATGAACTTCTCGTCGGCATACTGAAGCAG ATGCGCCTGAAGGAGAAACGCGAAAAGAAAGCTACCTCATCGAAGATGAAAACTTCACGTACCCACATATCTCTGCATCTGGCAAAGGAAATTCTACAGAAAATTTGCCTTAGCGACATTTCCAAATCCAAAAGCTGTGAGAATCTTCACGTCCTTTAA
- the LOC117785471 gene encoding uncharacterized protein LOC117785471 isoform X2: MAQQQHSWDGGESAAGGGYGHGHGHPHSHGHGGGHKTPTRAASNPLPYKGATPKSPRSYHPAPPSVYATPTQSAYGYGVYEPPRSPKITTTYANDSCDEVSSSTPSSYYQTPTSGSMDDSSSSLMSGHATRSPKSPCKFVFDAVSPANCPGMDQAALGKKFEYYEPISPDDGSLYYEPPSSPRRQGSKKLLRSKPPMDQLPQLTTTGVGGQGGSGKRRRDEWELPVITKIDARCLNAAAAASGASGGYNSGGPTGSYYDLKRDSCFTECTQVSMESGETTQHTTSTLVTTTTTSFSYTDTDAGHVTTDEPHSHRQRRHAINITSNPGYQVLHSSHSTLDRTCSDSVVSLRYRKSTSDLTKDSDHELSGCKPIKPKRDAVEYKPRRRGSSKGGLAYLASRRSSRESMKSACSNTSIFSNDDIGPLAFQSSNRGRQRRTSNFLELPVPDHVRPRVCSLPERPYNPRASDDLYRLRHFSISKGNVVNCGDSIISRRSRSNTSVNSTNSRASERSPFEGSCCGAGYANVDSLPASPDESENLEPPPPARYRVVMLGDAGVGKTALVNQFMTSEYMHTYDASLVLDDEFGEKTVSVLLDDEESDMVFIDHPSVEMSVENSLSTYEPHGCVIVFSVVDKGSFRIAEEIINYLWQENYTKDKAVILVGNKADLARARLITSQEGKTLAASRDAKFIETSSGIQHNVDELLVGILKQMRLKEKREKKATSSKMKTSRTHISLHLAKEILQKICLSDISKSKSCENLHVL; encoded by the exons atggcacaacaacagcacagcTGGGATGGAGGCGAGTCGGCTGCAGGTGGTGGctacggacacggacacggacacccGCATTCCCACGGGCATGGTGGTGGCCACAAGACACCAACACGTGCGGCAAGCAATCCTTTGCCCTACAAGGGTGCCACGCCCAAGTCGCCCAG AAGCTATCATCCGGCGCCGCCTTCGGtatatgccacgcccacacaatCAGCTTATGGCTATGGCGTCTATGAGCCGCCTCGAAGTCCCAAGATTACAACCACCTATGCGAATGACAGCTGTGATGAGGTGAGCAGCTCAACGCCCTCGTCCTACTATCAGACCCCAACCTCGGGCTCCATGGACGACTCCTCGTCATCCCTGATGAGCGGCCATGCGACGCGTAGTCCCAAATCGCCATGTAAGTTTGTCTTTGATGCCGTTAGTCCGGCCAACTGTCCGGGCATGGATCAGGCCGCGTTGGGCAAGAAGTTTGAGTATTATGAGCCCATCTCGCCCGATGATGGCTCCCTGTACTATGAGCCACCGAGTTCGCCACGTCGTCAGGGCTCCAAGAAGCTGCTGCGCTCCAAGCCGCCAATGGATCAGCTGCCGCAGCTGACCACAACGGGGGTGGGTGGTCAGGGGGGAAGCGGCAAGCGGCGTCGGGATGAGTGGGAGTTGCCGGTCATAACCAAAATCGATGCACGTTGTTTGAatgcagctgcagcggcaTCTGGAGCATCTGGTGGTTACAACAGTGGTGGCCCAACGGGAAGCTACTACGATCTAAAGCGCGACTCGTGCTTTACGGAGTGCACCCAAGTGTCCATGGAGTCCGGAGAGACGACACAGCATACGACGAGCACACTGGTGACCACCACAACCACCAGCTTCAGTTATACGGACACAGATGCCGGTCATGTGACCACAGATGAGCCACACTCGCATCGCCAGCGTCGTCATGCCATCAATATCACCTCGAATCCCGGCTACCAAGTGCTCCATAGCTCACATTCCACCTTGGATCGCACCTGCTCCGACAGTGTTGTCTCTCTGCGCTATCGCAAGTCCACCAGTGATCTCACCAAGGACTCGGATCACGAGCTCAGCGGCTGCAAGCCGATCAAGCCCAAACGAGATGCCGTCGAGTATAAGCCACGTCGACGTGGCAGCTCCAAAGGCGGCCTCGCCTATCTCGCCAGTCGACGCAGCTCAAGGGAGTCCATGAAGAGCGCCTGCTCCAATACTTCCATCTTCTCCAACGACGACATCGGGCCGTTGGCCTTCCAAAGCTCCAATCGCGGCCGACAGCGTCGCACTTCCAATTTTCTCGAGTTGCcag TTCCTGATCACGTTCGACCTCGCGTCTGCTCGCTGCCGGAACGTCCATATAATCCGAGGGCCAGCGATGATCTCTATCGACTGCGACACTTCTCCATCAGCAAGGGAAACGTGGTCAATTGTGGTGACTCGATAATCTCACGAAGATCACGAAGTAACACGAGTGTCAATTCAACCAACAGCCGGGCCAGTGAGAGGTCCCCCTTTGAGGGCAGTTGCTGTGGAGCCGGCTATGCGAACGTTGACTCTCTGCCGGCCTCGCCAGATGAATCGGAGAACCTGGAGCCTCCGCCTCCGGCTCGCTATCGGGTCGTGATGCTGGGAGATGCGGGTGTGGGCAAAACGGCACTGGTTAATCAGTTTATGACGTCTGAGTATATGCACACCTACGATGCAAGTCTAG TTTTAGACGATGAGTTCGGCGAGAAGACGGTCAGCGTTCTACTGGACGATGAGGAGTCCGATATGGTATTTATCGATCATCCCAGCGTTGAGATGAGTGTGGAGAATTCTCTGTCCACCTATGAGCCGCACGGCTGTGTCATTGTCTTTTCCGTTGTGGATAAGGGCTCTTTTCGCATTGCCGAGGAGATTATCAATTATTTGTGGCAGGAGAACTACACAAAGGACAAGGCCGTCATTTTGGTTGGCAACAAAGCGGATTTGGCACGAGCAAGACTTATCACATCACAGG AAGGCAAAACGTTGGCCGCCTCACGCGATGCCAAATTTATTGAGACGTCCAGCGGCATACAACATAATGTGGATGAACTTCTCGTCGGCATACTGAAGCAG ATGCGCCTGAAGGAGAAACGCGAAAAGAAAGCTACCTCATCGAAGATGAAAACTTCACGTACCCACATATCTCTGCATCTGGCAAAGGAAATTCTACAGAAAATTTGCCTTAGCGACATTTCCAAATCCAAAAGCTGTGAGAATCTTCACGTCCTTTAA